The Anolis carolinensis isolate JA03-04 chromosome 2, rAnoCar3.1.pri, whole genome shotgun sequence genome contains the following window.
GGGAAATAGAATTATTCTGCAGAACATGCGTAACTCTGTATGGATATGCACACAGAAATCGTATGGGAGCATGAATGCACTTTAGATTTCTGCAAGAACAGCTTTATGGGTTTCTCTCCTTCTGTTAAAAATACACTGTGCTCCTTCTGTTCCACATTCAAGATGAATAATCACAGAGAGCAATATATagttttgcaaagcaataaagaaATCTTCCCAATATGTTAAATGTACGGTACTGCATTTCAGAAAATATCATTTTGTCTTATAATAATTGCAAAGTTTCTGCTTAAGGGTATTCTTACAATATCTACTTTCTCAACTCTTACTTTATTAATATGGCCTGCATTGAATGCATATTTCTCTGTTGTCATCTGTGGAGGAAAAATTCAGGGAAAGACAATCATTTGTTGCCGAATAGGATGGTCTTGCAGAAGTAGAATCTTGGTGGTGGGTTCATAAATGACGGTGAAGACCTgctctggatccacatggtctgtcataatgaggacatagattttcaGATGAAAGGCAGTCACAGCAAGGGTTtgtttgatgtgccttcctctggacacgtttttccttttcaccctccatttgtgcatcttcactgttggtaataggcccgggctgtggcgcaggctggagagcaagccagctgcaaccagctgcaatgaatcactctgaccaggaggtcatgagttcgaggcccgctcggagcctatgtttgtcttgtctttgttctatgttaaaaggcattgaatgtttgcctatatgtgtaatgtgatcccttcggggtgagaagggcggaatataaatgctgtaaataaataaataaataaataaataaataaattggtaatAACTGACCTCCAGTTGCAGCGCTCGACTgtcagggcttctcagttcttgttgtttatgccacattttagGTTAGATTTAAAACTATCTTTAAATGTTGTTGcattatgatattatatatattctggaAATTTAATACAAAGTATTATTTAAAAAGAGGTCAGAGATTTGCATCTGCTAGGATAATTAGAGCAACAATGTGATCATGTCACAAATGGTATTGGATGCTGGGCCCCTCCTCTTACCATCTTTGCTTAGTAATCTGTCACTTCTCCTCTGGCAGATTGTTCACTATGGCATCCCCAGAAGAAAAGACACGTGCCTTGGTCAAGGCTGTGGAGACCCTCAGCAAAGCAAAAGATCTACGCCAAGAAGCGGAACTTGTCATGAAACCTTATGCAAACTGGGAAGAGTTCCTGATACCAGCTCCCCTCTCCATTGCTATCCTGGGGGAATTGATTTTTATCTCATCAGGACAGCAAGACTTCTCCATCAACTTAAAGCCACCCAAGGAAGGCTTCCATCATCTCAAGTTTCCAGAGTCCTTCAAGGCTTCCCTATGTCAAGTGAGCAATCAAGGTTGGGGTGCTTTCAACGAGGCCCACACAAACATGGATCAGATCAGGTTGCTTTCAAGGGGCATTCCACAACGGATGAAAACAATTGTGCAGACTCTTCTTCAGGAAGCTGAGGTGGTGACGGCCTTGATTCCTAGCCAACTCAAAAACCTCCAGGCAATGACAGAGCGATGTGTAGAGCTGGCCAAGGCAGTGAATGCTAAGTTTGCGGATGTGATCAAATTGATCCAGGAACTCCTTGAGGCTTGCCTCAATGCCAAACATGGTTATGAGCAGGAGCTGGTGGATGTGAAGATAGCTCTGGAACAAGCTGAGATCCGAAAAAAATCAGCCAAAGAGGCCAAAAAGATGGCTGAACAGTATCATAAGTTAATGAAGAAGCAAGTAGAGGAGTCCTACCAGCATTATAAAAAGGCCATGGATTCCATCCCCACAGGGTGGGATGCAGTGGGAATGGAAGTGGTTACCAACCTTAATCAAATCTTGGGTAATCTTTCTGTTGAGTTCACCCGCATGTTAGCAATGAGGCAGGGGATTGTGAGAGAAGGAGCTGACAGGAACGCTGGTGGGGAACAGGCTGTGATGACGCCATTTATTCCAGCTAGTATCATATGTTCCAAGTCAGCTGAGCTTTTAACTTTTGCAACCAGCTTGAAGAACCTCTTAGATGGACATGGAGGTCTCAAGGTCCCCTTGATTCTTGATAAAAACACTGGAGAAGTCAAAACAAGGTGGGTGACCACAAACTTACAAAGGCTGAAAGCCTCCATTGATAAAGAAGTAGATTGCGAGGCCAAAGCAAAAGCTCAAGTGATTTGTCAAGTTGGACTGGATATTTGCCAAC
Protein-coding sequences here:
- the LOC103281111 gene encoding uncharacterized protein LOC103281111, with amino-acid sequence MASPEEKTRALVKAVETLSKAKDLRQEAELVMKPYANWEEFLIPAPLSIAILGELIFISSGQQDFSINLKPPKEGFHHLKFPESFKASLCQVSNQGWGAFNEAHTNMDQIRLLSRGIPQRMKTIVQTLLQEAEVVTALIPSQLKNLQAMTERCVELAKAVNAKFADVIKLIQELLEACLNAKHGYEQELVDVKIALEQAEIRKKSAKEAKKMAEQYHKLMKKQVEESYQHYKKAMDSIPTGWDAVGMEVVTNLNQILGNLSVEFTRMLAMRQGIVREGADRNAGGEQAVMTPFIPASIICSKSAELLTFATSLKNLLDGHGGLKVPLILDKNTGEVKTRWVTTNLQRLKASIDKEVDCEAKAKAQVICQVGLDICQQLEEMASSEGGLGQVGHSLLSEINQLHKNAAEFDSYSKSYTRSPAFSPKPPNLSKLAAAESLGLENAHLKVKQSQEALKATREEYQKSFENFKKQNEELAEILCTMRSYQVKEVDFDTAREMLIKGLNALGKLKEQWEKMIQFFQMISNLIGSCLAWSVKDFVDTVESTTKISAYTFNAFTADIVYGYIFNASSVAQLVVMISETYMEVSQKYLMERISSLGRILTMEPNHPALATERVTLAEGCDAAQKAVKELVLEKKEEFLRSLDAREEAVEREMRTLLPGKEGGVELKELSVEEDDFI